In Aciduliprofundum sp. MAR08-339, a single window of DNA contains:
- a CDS encoding nicotinamide-nucleotide adenylyltransferase has protein sequence MRALIIGRFQPFHLGHLEVIKYIITKYTDVIVGIGSAQYSHTLENPFTAGERHLMISRSLESEGIHNYYLVPIEDLHRNSIWVAHVESIAPPFDVVFANNPLIKRLFEERGYKIEAPPFYDRKRYSAREIRRRIIHGEPWEHLVPKSVAETIKEIDGVGRLRELAKSDEE, from the coding sequence ATGCGCGCGCTAATAATCGGAAGATTTCAGCCCTTTCATCTTGGACATCTTGAAGTCATAAAATACATAATCACAAAGTACACAGATGTTATTGTGGGCATAGGCAGTGCCCAGTACTCTCACACGCTGGAAAATCCATTCACTGCGGGAGAGAGACATCTTATGATCTCCAGAAGTTTGGAATCTGAGGGAATACACAATTACTACCTTGTTCCCATTGAGGATCTGCATCGCAACTCAATATGGGTAGCTCACGTGGAGAGTATCGCACCTCCCTTTGATGTGGTATTTGCAAACAACCCCCTCATAAAGAGATTATTTGAAGAGAGGGGATACAAGATAGAGGCACCACCCTTCTATGACAGAAAAAGATACTCTGCCAGAGAGATCAGAAGGAGAATAATCCATGGAGAGCCATGGGAGCACCTCGTACCAAAGTCTGTGGCAGAAACGATAAAGGAAATAGACGGAGTGGGAAGATTGCGCGAACTTGCAAAGAGTGATGAAGAATGA
- a CDS encoding CinA family protein, protein MNAAELGNLLQRWGFKLATAESCTGGLLTSKLTDVPGSSNYFVGGVIAYSNQVKIKILNVKKETIEKYGAVSKECAEEMVKGVTEIFGVDVGISTTGIAGPTGGTEEKPVGLVYMGFKILDDVWVERYVFKGSRIEIKTQIAEKAIEILQMKLNPRNDLI, encoded by the coding sequence ATGAATGCTGCAGAGCTTGGAAATTTGTTGCAAAGATGGGGCTTCAAACTTGCAACTGCAGAATCTTGCACCGGAGGGCTCCTTACCAGCAAACTCACAGATGTGCCCGGATCTTCAAACTACTTCGTTGGGGGAGTGATAGCGTACAGCAACCAGGTAAAAATCAAAATTCTGAACGTGAAAAAAGAGACCATAGAAAAATACGGAGCCGTGAGCAAAGAATGTGCTGAGGAAATGGTGAAAGGCGTAACGGAAATATTTGGAGTGGATGTCGGCATATCCACCACAGGCATTGCGGGTCCCACAGGAGGTACAGAGGAAAAACCTGTCGGGCTTGTGTACATGGGCTTTAAGATACTAGATGATGTGTGGGTTGAGAGATACGTCTTCAAGGGAAGCAGGATTGAGATAAAGACACAGATCGCAGAAAAGGCCATTGAAATTCTGCAGATGAAATTGAATCCTCGAAATGATTTAATATAA